From one Phocaeicola salanitronis DSM 18170 genomic stretch:
- the ilvD gene encoding dihydroxy-acid dehydratase codes for MKHQLRSSMSTEGRRMAGARALWVANGMKKEMMGKPIIAVVNSFTQFVPGHTHLHEIGQMVKAEIERQGCFAAEFNTIAIDDGIAMGHDGMLYSLPSRDIIADSIEYMVNAHKADAMICISNCDKITPGMLMAAMRLNIPTVFVSGGPMEAGEWGGMHLDLIDAMIKSADTSVSDADVAEIERHACPGCGCCSGMFTANSMNCLNEAIGLALPGNGTVLATHANRRILFEDAARLIVENAWKYYRDGDDSVLPRSIATRQAFFNAMTLDIAMGGSTNTVLHLLAIAHEAEVDFCMDDIDQLSRRVPCLCKVAPNTQKYHIQDVNRAGGILNILGELAKGGLLDTSVRRVDGTTLAEAIAQYNICVPAPDPEALRIYRSAPGGKFCIALGAQDTMYDTLDTDRAAGCIRDLQHAYSKDGGLAVLKGNIAQDGCVVKTAGVDESIWKFSGPAKVFDSQEAACEGILGGKVVSGDVVVITHEGPKGGPGMQEMLYPTSYIKSKHLGKECALITDGRFSGGTSGLSIGHISPEAAAGGNIGKIVDGDIIEIDIPNRTINVRLSDEELAARPMAPVTRDRKVSKALRAYAAMVSSADKGGVRMID; via the coding sequence ATGAAACATCAGTTACGCAGTTCAATGAGTACCGAAGGCCGGCGCATGGCGGGAGCCCGCGCCTTGTGGGTGGCCAACGGGATGAAGAAAGAAATGATGGGCAAGCCGATTATTGCGGTGGTCAACTCGTTTACCCAGTTTGTGCCGGGACATACCCACCTGCATGAAATCGGGCAGATGGTGAAAGCCGAAATCGAACGGCAGGGGTGCTTTGCCGCCGAGTTCAACACCATTGCCATTGATGACGGAATAGCGATGGGGCACGACGGGATGTTGTATTCATTGCCTTCGCGCGACATTATCGCCGACAGCATCGAGTATATGGTGAACGCGCATAAGGCGGATGCGATGATTTGCATCTCCAATTGCGACAAGATTACGCCGGGGATGCTGATGGCGGCGATGCGGCTCAATATTCCCACGGTGTTCGTGTCGGGAGGACCGATGGAGGCCGGCGAATGGGGCGGGATGCATCTCGACCTGATAGACGCGATGATTAAGTCGGCGGACACGAGTGTGAGCGATGCCGATGTGGCGGAAATAGAGCGTCATGCCTGTCCCGGATGCGGGTGCTGCTCGGGAATGTTCACCGCCAACTCGATGAATTGCCTGAACGAGGCAATCGGGCTTGCCCTGCCGGGGAACGGCACCGTTCTTGCCACGCACGCCAACCGCCGCATCCTGTTCGAAGACGCGGCACGGCTCATCGTGGAGAATGCGTGGAAGTATTACCGTGATGGGGATGATAGTGTATTGCCACGGAGCATCGCCACACGCCAGGCTTTCTTCAACGCCATGACCCTCGACATTGCGATGGGCGGTTCTACCAACACGGTGCTTCACCTGCTTGCCATTGCCCACGAGGCGGAAGTGGATTTCTGTATGGACGACATCGACCAGCTTTCGCGACGCGTGCCTTGCCTGTGCAAGGTGGCTCCCAATACGCAGAAATACCACATACAGGACGTGAACCGTGCCGGTGGTATTCTGAATATTTTGGGCGAGCTGGCGAAGGGAGGCTTGCTGGACACTTCGGTGCGCCGGGTAGACGGAACTACCTTGGCAGAAGCCATAGCCCAATATAATATATGTGTGCCCGCTCCCGATCCCGAGGCGTTGCGCATTTACCGGAGCGCACCGGGCGGTAAGTTCTGCATCGCGCTGGGCGCACAGGACACAATGTACGATACGTTGGACACCGACCGTGCCGCAGGGTGTATCCGTGATTTGCAACATGCTTATTCGAAAGACGGAGGCCTGGCGGTATTGAAGGGTAACATTGCGCAGGACGGATGCGTGGTGAAGACGGCTGGAGTGGATGAGAGTATCTGGAAATTCTCCGGTCCCGCTAAAGTCTTCGATTCGCAGGAAGCGGCTTGCGAGGGAATCTTGGGAGGCAAGGTGGTGAGCGGCGATGTGGTGGTCATCACCCACGAAGGTCCCAAAGGAGGACCGGGAATGCAGGAAATGCTTTACCCCACATCGTACATCAAGTCGAAACACTTGGGCAAAGAGTGTGCCCTCATTACCGACGGACGCTTTAGCGGCGGTACATCGGGTTTGAGCATCGGGCACATTTCGCCCGAAGCTGCTGCCGGGGGAAACATCGGTAAGATTGTAGACGGCGACATCATCGAGATAGATATCCCGAACCGTACCATCAACGTACGGCTGAGCGATGAGGAACTGGCTGCACGCCCGATGGCACCCGTTACGCGTGACCGCAAGGTGTCGAAAGCTCTTAGGGCGTATGCCGCGATGGTAAGCTCGGCAGATAAAGGAGGAGTGAGAATGATTGACTGA
- a CDS encoding IS3 family transposase, with product MRGGSIRHTAKKSWHQVACRLHVRDKRLYGIAPMCRLLGVSKQAYYKHEDKLLHRLALESFVVDYVREVRRKDPGIGGGKLWQMYNRRFGTAWHVGFNRFYAIMERHGLKLRRRKRRAVTTDSRHGLPVYPNLVKALIPDAPCQLIVSDITYIVCWTDPLTGEYTFCYLSLITDYYTKEIVGYSVGETLDSRYPLEALEMALRHYGDRDLSGLIHHSDRGVQYASYEYTRRLKERQIRISMTESGNPKDNAVAERVNNTVKNELLGGMTFLNITQVREAVKAAVDFYNNERPHWSLDGMTPAEASRCKGELKKKWTSSRERAIKGQSRPQTGSRPASG from the coding sequence ATTCGGGGAGGAAGTATACGGCATACGGCTAAAAAAAGCTGGCACCAAGTAGCATGTAGGCTGCACGTCCGGGACAAGCGTCTTTACGGCATTGCCCCGATGTGCCGTCTGCTTGGTGTAAGCAAACAGGCCTACTACAAGCATGAGGACAAGCTTTTGCACCGCCTGGCGCTGGAATCTTTCGTTGTGGACTACGTCAGAGAGGTCCGCCGCAAGGATCCGGGCATAGGAGGAGGCAAGTTGTGGCAGATGTACAACCGCCGTTTCGGCACAGCCTGGCACGTGGGCTTCAACCGTTTTTATGCGATAATGGAACGCCACGGGCTTAAGCTCCGCCGCCGTAAGCGTCGTGCCGTGACGACCGATTCGCGCCACGGGCTTCCGGTCTATCCGAACCTGGTGAAAGCGCTGATACCCGATGCGCCCTGCCAGCTGATAGTGAGCGACATCACCTACATCGTATGCTGGACGGATCCGTTGACGGGGGAATACACGTTCTGCTACCTTTCGCTCATAACCGATTATTACACAAAGGAAATCGTGGGCTATAGCGTGGGCGAGACATTGGACTCCCGCTATCCCCTTGAAGCGCTGGAAATGGCCTTGCGGCACTATGGGGACAGGGACTTGAGCGGCCTGATCCACCATTCGGACCGGGGCGTGCAATATGCCAGTTACGAGTACACGCGGCGTCTGAAGGAACGTCAGATCCGCATCAGCATGACCGAAAGCGGCAATCCGAAAGACAACGCGGTGGCCGAACGGGTGAACAACACGGTCAAGAATGAGCTGCTCGGCGGCATGACGTTCCTGAACATCACTCAGGTAAGGGAGGCGGTGAAGGCGGCGGTGGACTTCTATAACAACGAACGTCCCCACTGGAGCCTGGACGGCATGACGCCGGCCGAAGCCTCCCGGTGCAAGGGGGAGCTGAAGAAGAAGTGGACCAGTTCCCGGGAGAGGGCCATAAAAGGACAAAGCCGCCCACAGACCGGAAGCCGGCCGGCCTCCGGATGA
- a CDS encoding HAD family hydrolase, with translation MNKIRLVAFDLDGTIGDTIPLCIRAFKEAVTPYIGHELSDDDVIQTFGLNEQGMIGSIIDTSHKERALEDFYIIYKNLHEQMCPCPFPGIRELITDLKQSGMIVALVTGKGVKSCDITLRQFGMNTLFDKVLTGNAERNIKAASLEWLLQNYHLSAREAVYIGDTVSDIMACKAVGLDCLSAAWGVSEVAAQDLARHNNNVFCSMQSLCNYLLPE, from the coding sequence ATGAACAAGATTAGATTGGTAGCTTTCGATTTGGATGGCACTATCGGTGACACTATTCCATTATGCATACGGGCATTTAAAGAAGCCGTAACGCCTTATATCGGACACGAATTGTCGGATGACGATGTAATACAGACTTTCGGATTGAATGAGCAGGGAATGATTGGGAGTATTATAGATACTTCACACAAAGAACGAGCATTAGAAGATTTCTATATCATTTATAAAAATCTGCATGAACAGATGTGTCCTTGTCCATTTCCAGGAATACGAGAACTGATAACCGACTTGAAGCAAAGCGGTATGATTGTGGCTCTCGTAACGGGAAAGGGGGTAAAGAGCTGCGACATCACTTTGCGGCAATTCGGCATGAACACTTTGTTTGACAAAGTTCTGACCGGCAACGCCGAGAGGAATATAAAGGCAGCTTCATTAGAATGGTTGTTGCAAAACTATCATTTATCTGCCCGTGAAGCGGTATATATAGGCGATACTGTTTCCGACATAATGGCATGCAAAGCAGTAGGGTTGGATTGCCTCTCTGCCGCATGGGGAGTGTCTGAAGTGGCTGCACAGGATTTGGCAAGGCATAATAATAATGTTTTCTGCTCTATGCAATCTCTATGCAACTATCTTTTACCCGAATGA
- a CDS encoding sugar O-acetyltransferase, giving the protein MDSELKKCLSGEWYDCHAPVFIEFKRKTYRLLLKYNALPYESREERRAVLKEMLGSIGEKVSVGNPFVCDYGCNIHIGNNVSINTGCTLVDCNKITIGNNVLIAPNVQIYTATHPIELNERLTPVETPDGIEYVRHTYALPVTIEDGCWIGGGVIILPGVTIGKGSVIGAGSVVTKSIPENSLAVGNPCKVIRKINIPHEQD; this is encoded by the coding sequence ATGGATAGTGAATTAAAGAAATGTTTGTCCGGTGAATGGTACGATTGCCACGCCCCTGTCTTTATTGAGTTTAAGAGAAAAACTTACAGGTTATTGTTGAAATATAACGCGCTTCCCTATGAAAGCAGGGAGGAAAGGCGGGCTGTCCTGAAAGAAATGCTTGGAAGCATTGGTGAGAAAGTTTCCGTTGGCAATCCTTTTGTGTGCGATTATGGCTGTAATATCCATATTGGTAACAATGTCAGCATCAACACAGGATGTACATTGGTGGATTGCAATAAAATCACCATTGGAAATAATGTTTTGATTGCTCCCAACGTACAAATCTATACAGCAACGCATCCCATAGAATTGAACGAACGTCTGACACCCGTAGAAACGCCTGATGGAATCGAATATGTCCGGCATACCTACGCTTTACCCGTCACCATCGAAGATGGGTGTTGGATTGGTGGAGGTGTCATCATCTTGCCGGGTGTTACTATCGGCAAGGGAAGCGTAATAGGTGCAGGAAGTGTTGTAACTAAATCTATTCCTGAAAACAGTTTGGCAGTAGGAAATCCTTGTAAAGTTATTCGCAAAATCAATATTCCCCATGAACAAGATTAG
- a CDS encoding AraC family transcriptional regulator, translating into MKRENLHQPFEISFSEMDESTLKEHNHTFFELVYILTGTGIQWINNHKFPYHDGHLFMITPGDIHAFDIHTRTKFVYIKFNDIYIHSAVFGADNIQRLEFILQHANHQPGCILRNITDKLLVKPMIEAIIREYTNKHLYSTEIITQLINTIIIVVARNVAMFLPEKLDENSTEMSLNILQYIQSNIYHPDKIKAKAISQHFGISPNYLGRYFKKQTNETMQQYILNYKMKMVESRLLHTDMRINEIVEELGFTDESHLNRLFRKYKGVSPTEFRKRNQQG; encoded by the coding sequence ATGAAAAGAGAAAACCTACATCAACCTTTTGAAATCTCATTCAGTGAAATGGACGAATCAACCTTGAAAGAACACAACCATACTTTTTTTGAGTTGGTTTATATCTTGACAGGTACGGGTATTCAGTGGATAAACAACCACAAGTTCCCTTATCATGACGGGCACTTGTTTATGATTACGCCGGGAGACATACATGCATTTGACATCCACACAAGGACGAAATTCGTCTATATTAAATTCAATGACATATACATACATTCGGCAGTATTTGGCGCAGACAATATTCAACGTTTGGAATTTATCCTTCAACATGCCAATCATCAGCCAGGCTGTATCTTGCGGAACATAACAGATAAATTGCTGGTGAAACCTATGATAGAAGCCATTATCCGTGAATATACGAACAAACATTTGTATAGTACGGAAATCATTACGCAGCTAATCAACACCATCATCATCGTGGTTGCCCGCAATGTAGCCATGTTCCTGCCGGAAAAGCTGGATGAAAACTCGACCGAAATGTCATTGAACATTCTGCAATATATCCAATCCAATATCTATCATCCCGATAAGATTAAGGCAAAAGCCATCAGTCAGCATTTTGGCATTTCTCCCAACTATTTAGGGAGATATTTTAAGAAGCAAACCAATGAAACCATGCAACAATATATCTTGAATTATAAAATGAAGATGGTAGAAAGCAGGCTTCTGCATACTGACATGCGAATCAATGAAATCGTAGAAGAACTTGGGTTTACCGATGAGAGCCATTTGAACAGGCTGTTCCGTAAATACAAAGGGGTTAGTCCGACCGAATTTAGGAAAAGAAATCAACAGGGTTAA